The window GCCTGGCGTTCTGGCTGAACATGATGAAGGGCGGCTTAACGATCGAGCGGTTGGATGCCGACTTCATCGGCACACCCGAGTTTTACGCGCACTCCGGAGACACCGACGACCTATGGGTCGAGCACATGTATTTCGACCTGCTCGGCCGGGCGCCGGATACGGCAGGCTTGACGTTCTGGCTGAACGCCTTGGCGGGCGGCGAAGCGCGGGCCGTGGTGGCCCTCGGCTTTGCCGACAGCGCCGAGCACGAAACGATCATCGTGCGCGACGACTACTTGACCATCCTCGGCCGCCCGCCGGCGCCGCCGGAGGTGGACTTCTGGGTGACCGAATTCGAGCAGGGGATGAACAACGAGAACGTCGTGGCGGGCTTTATCGGCTCCGATGAATACTTCCACGACCACAGCCAGGATTGAGCGGGCGAGGTCGACCGCCGGATGCGCAGCGGTGGCTGGGGCAGAAGCTGGCCGAGTGCGCACCGGCAATGACCGGCACCCGCCGTCGGCCAGCCATGCCCCGGTGGTGGCGCTACCGGGGCATCGCTTGGCCGCATCGCGTGTTCTCTCGCGCGATCCCAGTACGGCCAAGCTCTGCCCCAGCCACCGCTTGGATTCGCGATCCATCAATCTATGACTCACAGACGCTAGGCGTTGGCCGTGGCCGGCTCGCGACCCGCGCGGTAGAAGCCGACGCCTTCCAGCGCCTTGTAGACTTCTTCCAGCGTCTTCTCTCCGAAATTCGAAATGGCCAGCAGATCGTCGCGCGTGCAGTGCAGCAGATCGTTGACCGTGAAAATGCCGCGTTCCTCCAGGCAGTTGGTGGTGCGGACCGAAAGGCCGATTTCGGCGGTGCTCATCTCCAACCGACCGTGAAGGCCCTTCTCGAATTCGTCAACCTTGCTGAGGCGGATGCGGGTCATGGGTTCCCTCCCAAAAAAAAGAGAATGCTGTTAGCCAAGCGGTCGTGCCGTGGGGCAGTCGACCGCGGGCGGCAGCTCCGTATCTGCCGCTTAAGTGTGCGAATATAACAGTTCGCTCCAGAATTGCGAAGTACCTCGCGGAAAAAAATCGCCAACG is drawn from Pirellulales bacterium and contains these coding sequences:
- a CDS encoding DNA-directed RNA polymerase subunit alpha C-terminal domain-containing protein, encoding MTRIRLSKVDEFEKGLHGRLEMSTAEIGLSVRTTNCLEERGIFTVNDLLHCTRDDLLAISNFGEKTLEEVYKALEGVGFYRAGREPATANA